A region of Oxyura jamaicensis isolate SHBP4307 breed ruddy duck chromosome 9, BPBGC_Ojam_1.0, whole genome shotgun sequence DNA encodes the following proteins:
- the B3GALNT1 gene encoding UDP-GalNAc:beta-1,3-N-acetylgalactosaminyltransferase 1 isoform X1, with protein sequence MTGLHYGFSALQKLLPDALGKKCASELVVQIWKATDVLLQICYCLAPVSVMYVGLLQWVFLLLLVFSVITLWYITFSSNTVIEHANTMYFYEYEPVYKQPYLFTSGEHLKCKDIDPFLVILVSSRPNDVESRQAIRITWGSQSFWWGHRILTLFLLGQETEREDKSAALSVEDESILYGDIISQDFMDTYDNLTLKTIMAFRWVTEFCPNARFVMKADSDVFINTGNLVKFLLKLNSSETIFTGYPFIGSFAYRGFYKKTYISYDEYPFSFYPPYCSGMGYILDGNLALRVYEMMNHIKPIKFEDVYVGICLNILKVNVIIPEEQRFFLYKINFDVCKYRRLIAVHGIKPSEMIQFWQDLSSNTSVTCL encoded by the exons ATGACTGGCCTGCATTACGGGTTCTCAGCACTACAGAAATTGCTGCCTGATGCTTTGGG taagaaaTGTGCTTCAGAACTTGTGGTGCAGATTTGGAAGGCCACTGATGTACTTCTACAAATCTGTTATTGCCTAGCTCCAGTAAGTGTCATGTATGTGGGACTGTTACAATGGGTTTTCTTGCTTCTTCTCGTATTTTCAGTCATAACACTGTGGTAcatcactttttcttccaaCACTGTGATTGAACATGCAAACACCATGTACTTCTATGAATACGAACCGGTGTACAAGCAGCCGTACCTCTTCACGTCAGGAGAACACTTGAAATGCAAAGACATAGATCCATTTCTTGTCATCCTGGTGTCTTCGAGACCTAATGATGTGGAGTCAAGGCAGGCCATAAGGATAACATGGGGATCTCAGAGCTTCTGGTGGGGACATCGGATTCTAACCCTGTTCTTACTGGGTCaggaaactgaaagagaagacaaGTCTGCAGCACTGTCAGTAGAAGATGAAAGCATCCTGTACGGTGACATAATTAGCCAAGATTTTATGGACACTTACGACAATCTTACTTTGAAAACAATCATGGCATTCAGATGGGTGACTGAATTCTGTCCAAATGCTAGATTCGTCATGAAGGCTGATTCTGATGTCTTCATCAACACAGGTAACTTAGTaaaatttcttctgaagctCAACTCCTCAGAAACAATTTTCACTGGTTATCCTTTTATAGGTAGCTTTGCCTACAGAGGCTTCTACAAGAAAACATACATCTCTTACGATGAATATCCTTTCAGTTTTTATCCTCCGTACTGCAGTGGCATGGGTTATATATTGGACGGAAACCTGGCTCTGAGGGTTTATGAAATGATGAATCATATCAAACCTATTAAATTTGAGGATGTTTATGTTGGAATTTGCTTAAATATACTCAAGGTGAACGTCATCATTCCAGAAGAACAACGGttctttctttataaaattaattttgatgtCTGTAAGTATAGGCGTTTGATTGCAGTACATGGCATTAAGCCAAGTGAAATGATCCAGTTTTGGCAGGATTTGTCATCCAACACTTCAGTAACTTGCCTTTGA
- the B3GALNT1 gene encoding UDP-GalNAc:beta-1,3-N-acetylgalactosaminyltransferase 1 isoform X3: MYVGLLQWVFLLLLVFSVITLWYITFSSNTVIEHANTMYFYEYEPVYKQPYLFTSGEHLKCKDIDPFLVILVSSRPNDVESRQAIRITWGSQSFWWGHRILTLFLLGQETEREDKSAALSVEDESILYGDIISQDFMDTYDNLTLKTIMAFRWVTEFCPNARFVMKADSDVFINTGNLVKFLLKLNSSETIFTGYPFIGSFAYRGFYKKTYISYDEYPFSFYPPYCSGMGYILDGNLALRVYEMMNHIKPIKFEDVYVGICLNILKVNVIIPEEQRFFLYKINFDVCKYRRLIAVHGIKPSEMIQFWQDLSSNTSVTCL, from the coding sequence ATGTATGTGGGACTGTTACAATGGGTTTTCTTGCTTCTTCTCGTATTTTCAGTCATAACACTGTGGTAcatcactttttcttccaaCACTGTGATTGAACATGCAAACACCATGTACTTCTATGAATACGAACCGGTGTACAAGCAGCCGTACCTCTTCACGTCAGGAGAACACTTGAAATGCAAAGACATAGATCCATTTCTTGTCATCCTGGTGTCTTCGAGACCTAATGATGTGGAGTCAAGGCAGGCCATAAGGATAACATGGGGATCTCAGAGCTTCTGGTGGGGACATCGGATTCTAACCCTGTTCTTACTGGGTCaggaaactgaaagagaagacaaGTCTGCAGCACTGTCAGTAGAAGATGAAAGCATCCTGTACGGTGACATAATTAGCCAAGATTTTATGGACACTTACGACAATCTTACTTTGAAAACAATCATGGCATTCAGATGGGTGACTGAATTCTGTCCAAATGCTAGATTCGTCATGAAGGCTGATTCTGATGTCTTCATCAACACAGGTAACTTAGTaaaatttcttctgaagctCAACTCCTCAGAAACAATTTTCACTGGTTATCCTTTTATAGGTAGCTTTGCCTACAGAGGCTTCTACAAGAAAACATACATCTCTTACGATGAATATCCTTTCAGTTTTTATCCTCCGTACTGCAGTGGCATGGGTTATATATTGGACGGAAACCTGGCTCTGAGGGTTTATGAAATGATGAATCATATCAAACCTATTAAATTTGAGGATGTTTATGTTGGAATTTGCTTAAATATACTCAAGGTGAACGTCATCATTCCAGAAGAACAACGGttctttctttataaaattaattttgatgtCTGTAAGTATAGGCGTTTGATTGCAGTACATGGCATTAAGCCAAGTGAAATGATCCAGTTTTGGCAGGATTTGTCATCCAACACTTCAGTAACTTGCCTTTGA
- the ARL14 gene encoding ADP-ribosylation factor-like protein 14 codes for MGLQSTKHSKVKQANILMLGLDSAGKSTLLYKFKYNEDFLTIPTIGFNVDMIETGKDFTLTIWDVGGQQKMRQLWCNFLENAEGILYVVDSSDKQRLEESKKEFELILKNESIKNVPVVVLANKQDLPGALNAEEITRRFNVKKHCCDRNWYVQPCCAITGEGLSEALQRLTAFAKNYIRSKEFSTSFKENEKL; via the coding sequence ATGGGCCTCCAGAGCACCAAACACTCCAAAGTCAAGCAAGCTAATATACTGATGTTAGGACTTGATTCTGCTGGGAAATCTACGCTGTTGTACAAGTTCAAGTATAATGAAGATTTTCTAACAATTCCAACAATTGGCTTTAATGTCGATATGATTGAAACCGGAAAAGATTTTACGTTGACAATTTGGGATGTTggaggacaacaaaaaatgagacAGCTTTGGTGCAACTTCCTGGAAAACGCAGAAGGAATCCTGTATGTTGTGGACAGCTCTGATAAGCAACGTCTAGAAGAATCAAAGAAAGAATTTGAACTCATTTTAAAGAACGAATCTATAAAAAACGTACCAGTTGTCGTGCTAGCAAACAAGCAGGATTTGCCTGGAGCTTTAAATGCTGAGGAAATAACCAGGAGATTCAACGTGAAGAAGCACTGCTGTGACAGAAATTGGTACGTACAGCCCTGTTGTGCAATCACAGGAGAAGGCTTGTCAGAAGCTCTCCAAAGACTAACCGCGTTTGCAAAAAACTACATCAGATCAAAGGAGTTTTCTACaagttttaaggaaaatgaaaaactgtaa
- the B3GALNT1 gene encoding UDP-GalNAc:beta-1,3-N-acetylgalactosaminyltransferase 1 isoform X2: MEQGFFLGSKKCASELVVQIWKATDVLLQICYCLAPVSVMYVGLLQWVFLLLLVFSVITLWYITFSSNTVIEHANTMYFYEYEPVYKQPYLFTSGEHLKCKDIDPFLVILVSSRPNDVESRQAIRITWGSQSFWWGHRILTLFLLGQETEREDKSAALSVEDESILYGDIISQDFMDTYDNLTLKTIMAFRWVTEFCPNARFVMKADSDVFINTGNLVKFLLKLNSSETIFTGYPFIGSFAYRGFYKKTYISYDEYPFSFYPPYCSGMGYILDGNLALRVYEMMNHIKPIKFEDVYVGICLNILKVNVIIPEEQRFFLYKINFDVCKYRRLIAVHGIKPSEMIQFWQDLSSNTSVTCL, from the coding sequence taagaaaTGTGCTTCAGAACTTGTGGTGCAGATTTGGAAGGCCACTGATGTACTTCTACAAATCTGTTATTGCCTAGCTCCAGTAAGTGTCATGTATGTGGGACTGTTACAATGGGTTTTCTTGCTTCTTCTCGTATTTTCAGTCATAACACTGTGGTAcatcactttttcttccaaCACTGTGATTGAACATGCAAACACCATGTACTTCTATGAATACGAACCGGTGTACAAGCAGCCGTACCTCTTCACGTCAGGAGAACACTTGAAATGCAAAGACATAGATCCATTTCTTGTCATCCTGGTGTCTTCGAGACCTAATGATGTGGAGTCAAGGCAGGCCATAAGGATAACATGGGGATCTCAGAGCTTCTGGTGGGGACATCGGATTCTAACCCTGTTCTTACTGGGTCaggaaactgaaagagaagacaaGTCTGCAGCACTGTCAGTAGAAGATGAAAGCATCCTGTACGGTGACATAATTAGCCAAGATTTTATGGACACTTACGACAATCTTACTTTGAAAACAATCATGGCATTCAGATGGGTGACTGAATTCTGTCCAAATGCTAGATTCGTCATGAAGGCTGATTCTGATGTCTTCATCAACACAGGTAACTTAGTaaaatttcttctgaagctCAACTCCTCAGAAACAATTTTCACTGGTTATCCTTTTATAGGTAGCTTTGCCTACAGAGGCTTCTACAAGAAAACATACATCTCTTACGATGAATATCCTTTCAGTTTTTATCCTCCGTACTGCAGTGGCATGGGTTATATATTGGACGGAAACCTGGCTCTGAGGGTTTATGAAATGATGAATCATATCAAACCTATTAAATTTGAGGATGTTTATGTTGGAATTTGCTTAAATATACTCAAGGTGAACGTCATCATTCCAGAAGAACAACGGttctttctttataaaattaattttgatgtCTGTAAGTATAGGCGTTTGATTGCAGTACATGGCATTAAGCCAAGTGAAATGATCCAGTTTTGGCAGGATTTGTCATCCAACACTTCAGTAACTTGCCTTTGA